The Candidatus Cloacimonadaceae bacterium genome has a window encoding:
- the pyrE gene encoding orotate phosphoribosyltransferase, which yields MDKLVTINKYNDIFEAELAKGLLADNGIEAFLQNERLMSISPALATGKITVELQVWDNDAETARQIIDGVMQRDDVAQILRNEDAMLEGHFLLTSGKHSNMYVEKIRLLQNPAATSKLCEKLCYLLDEYDFDCVVGPACGGIVLAFEVARQLGKPFLFCQRKDGEMTIRSGFDLSEIKRVAIIEDIVTTGGSVFEVVKCLTGRGVEIAVIAALVDRGGGLVDFGYPFRSLLQLVIPTWEADDCELCKEDVVLVKPGSSDKIRLN from the coding sequence ATGGACAAGCTGGTTACGATCAACAAGTATAACGACATCTTTGAAGCCGAATTGGCAAAGGGACTGCTCGCGGATAACGGTATCGAAGCCTTTCTGCAAAACGAACGCCTCATGTCCATTAGTCCCGCATTGGCAACGGGAAAGATCACTGTCGAACTTCAAGTGTGGGATAACGATGCAGAAACCGCCAGGCAAATTATCGATGGCGTGATGCAAAGAGATGATGTCGCGCAGATATTAAGAAACGAAGATGCCATGCTGGAAGGTCATTTTCTCTTGACTTCGGGCAAACATAGCAATATGTATGTGGAAAAGATCCGTTTGCTGCAAAACCCCGCCGCTACCTCGAAGCTTTGCGAGAAACTGTGTTATTTGCTCGATGAATATGACTTTGACTGCGTGGTTGGTCCTGCTTGCGGCGGCATCGTTTTAGCTTTTGAAGTGGCGCGGCAATTAGGTAAACCCTTCCTCTTTTGCCAGCGTAAGGACGGCGAAATGACCATCCGAAGCGGCTTTGACCTTTCGGAGATCAAGCGCGTCGCCATTATCGAGGATATCGTCACTACCGGAGGCAGCGTCTTTGAAGTGGTCAAGTGCCTGACCGGCAGAGGGGTAGAGATCGCAGTGATCGCAGCTTTGGTGGATCGTGGCGGTGGCTTGGTGGATTTTGGCTACCCCTTCCGAAGCCTTTTGCAGCTTGTGATCCCCACTTGGGAAGCGGACGATTGCGAACTCTGCAAAGAGGACGTCGTCTTGGTCAAACCCGGCAGCAGCGATAAGATACGTCTAAATTAA
- a CDS encoding class I SAM-dependent methyltransferase encodes MPGTDEEAIVSTANLLKDNDTRLLVFATSVSADLWEIGIGKSGLRFYEHPSFRVLDVGSSPNAFPDIELSLHFDLGRKRFCALASEADGFDSDQNPIGKIYLSAEEYLRSSDTGEILITANRDMLSALSAIIPFSEYRMFDDCVAINLQTELAQTCFTRQYNELAGFARLALSAENGKLRLIDIDALRLEQKGSYTFFAEYYDHYMSHVDYEKWLTMILGWCKSFGVKQLNRILEIACGTANIAEILVHKGFQVDACDCSPFMLHMAAQKLFKPNLFLCSMTEDLPRKNYDLVLCLFDSINYLPRKSDIKLLLKNTWQALNPGALFVFDISTLMNSTKNFSDATQISQVRDGCLVHQASYNYNTDKQNSRLVLFRKSGTVYHKHEENHVQRVYRNFEIIELIASSSFQLLGIFSSETRKNLYHKRATDIDDKYARLFYVLRKEA; translated from the coding sequence ATGCCCGGCACTGATGAAGAAGCAATCGTCTCTACTGCCAACCTTCTGAAAGACAACGACACCCGGCTCCTCGTTTTCGCCACTTCCGTTTCTGCTGATCTTTGGGAAATAGGAATTGGGAAAAGCGGCTTACGTTTCTATGAGCATCCATCCTTCCGCGTTCTTGATGTCGGCAGTTCCCCAAATGCTTTTCCGGATATAGAGCTTTCTTTGCATTTCGATCTGGGCAGAAAACGCTTTTGCGCGCTTGCTTCAGAAGCCGATGGCTTTGATTCTGATCAGAACCCGATTGGCAAAATCTATCTCTCGGCAGAGGAATATCTGCGCAGCAGTGACACCGGCGAGATATTGATCACTGCAAACCGGGACATGCTTTCAGCGTTATCCGCAATAATACCTTTCAGTGAATACCGGATGTTTGATGATTGCGTCGCCATCAACCTCCAAACTGAGCTTGCACAGACTTGTTTCACGCGGCAATATAACGAGCTTGCCGGTTTTGCGAGGCTTGCCTTGAGTGCGGAAAACGGTAAACTCCGTCTTATAGACATCGATGCGCTACGCCTTGAGCAAAAGGGTTCATATACTTTCTTTGCTGAATATTACGATCATTATATGTCTCACGTGGACTATGAAAAATGGCTGACCATGATCTTGGGTTGGTGCAAGAGCTTTGGAGTGAAACAGTTGAACCGTATTTTGGAGATTGCCTGTGGTACAGCAAACATCGCCGAAATCCTCGTCCACAAAGGCTTTCAGGTTGATGCCTGTGATTGCTCGCCCTTCATGCTGCACATGGCGGCACAGAAACTTTTCAAACCAAATCTCTTTCTCTGTTCGATGACAGAGGATCTTCCGCGAAAGAACTATGACCTCGTATTATGTCTTTTTGACAGTATCAATTACCTTCCCCGCAAATCCGACATCAAGCTCTTGTTAAAAAATACCTGGCAGGCGCTGAACCCCGGAGCTCTCTTCGTTTTCGACATCTCCACCCTGATGAACAGCACCAAGAATTTCTCTGATGCTACTCAGATTTCACAGGTCAGGGACGGCTGTCTCGTGCATCAAGCCAGCTACAACTACAACACCGATAAGCAGAACTCACGACTGGTGCTATTCCGTAAATCCGGCACGGTCTATCATAAACATGAGGAAAACCACGTGCAGCGCGTCTATCGCAACTTCGAGATCATAGAATTAATCGCTTCATCGTCATTTCAACTACTTGGTATTTTCAGCTCCGAAACACGGAAAAATCTATATCACAAAAGGGCTACCGATATCGATGACAAATATGCCCGGCTCTTCTATGTACTGCGGAAAGAAGCATGA
- a CDS encoding ribonuclease HII: MSSLYERDLELLVEHSRIIGIDEAGRGSWAGPVVVAACILDYDFPIVGLNDSKKLGYSRRAELYDRIVLSCVSYKIVEITADYIDKHNILRATMLGMIQAADALTLGHCLIDGNQIPKGFPYPAQAVVRGDATHACIAAASILAKVHRDRLMEKLHLSYPRYRFDLHRGYGTKLHLSALQEHGACKEHRMSYKPLQSLETAVADHAVQNDQ; this comes from the coding sequence ATGAGCTCGCTCTACGAAAGAGACTTGGAGCTTTTGGTAGAACATAGCAGAATCATCGGGATCGATGAAGCCGGTAGAGGCTCCTGGGCGGGACCGGTGGTGGTCGCAGCTTGCATTCTTGATTACGATTTCCCGATCGTGGGATTGAACGACAGCAAGAAACTGGGCTACTCGCGACGGGCGGAACTCTATGACCGGATTGTGCTTAGCTGTGTATCATACAAGATCGTGGAGATTACTGCGGATTATATCGACAAGCACAACATCCTAAGAGCGACGATGCTTGGCATGATCCAAGCTGCTGACGCTCTGACCCTTGGGCACTGCCTGATCGACGGTAATCAGATCCCCAAAGGCTTTCCCTATCCTGCGCAAGCGGTAGTGAGGGGTGATGCTACCCATGCCTGCATCGCAGCCGCCTCGATTTTGGCAAAAGTGCATCGCGATCGTTTGATGGAAAAGCTGCATCTCAGCTATCCAAGGTATCGCTTCGACCTGCATCGCGGCTATGGCACAAAACTGCATCTCTCAGCCTTGCAAGAACATGGCGCCTGCAAGGAGCATCGCATGAGCTACAAGCCTCTGCAATCCTTGGAAACCGCTGTTGCCGATCATGCCGTGCAGAACGATCAATAA
- a CDS encoding M55 family metallopeptidase, with protein MKLYLSIDMEGMPGTYNWDQEKTDRATVKSLMSAHVELVLKEILQHPKASAIEEIVIADSHAGGDNLGFEITALDKSICLISGGPRPRYMLPDFDAEYDRVFLLGYHSGTGALMGNMDHTYSNSRVHKIFINDKAMNEALINAAYAGYHKVPVALVTGDEALRKELFREDAMPWLDYVSTKRAVAKFAAKNYSSLRVDLQIKNAVERALNKDRQAIPLYSFSAPVKLNIEFHSTAMTDVACLMPYVKRLDGRNIEFVEDNYGIVFEALMALVTLASTASM; from the coding sequence ATGAAATTGTATCTCTCGATCGACATGGAAGGGATGCCCGGAACCTATAACTGGGATCAGGAAAAAACTGATCGAGCGACGGTGAAAAGCCTCATGAGTGCTCACGTGGAGCTCGTTCTCAAAGAGATTTTACAGCATCCTAAGGCTTCCGCGATCGAAGAAATCGTGATCGCCGATTCTCACGCCGGAGGGGATAATCTGGGTTTTGAGATCACTGCTTTGGACAAAAGTATCTGCCTCATATCGGGAGGTCCGAGACCGAGATATATGCTGCCGGATTTTGACGCCGAATATGACCGCGTCTTCCTGCTTGGTTATCACAGCGGCACCGGCGCGTTGATGGGAAATATGGATCACACCTATTCAAACAGCCGTGTTCACAAGATATTCATCAATGACAAAGCGATGAATGAAGCGCTGATCAATGCCGCCTACGCGGGATACCATAAGGTTCCCGTGGCTTTGGTGACCGGGGATGAAGCGTTGCGAAAAGAACTCTTTAGGGAAGATGCCATGCCCTGGCTCGATTATGTGAGCACCAAGCGCGCAGTGGCAAAGTTTGCCGCTAAGAACTACTCTTCGCTACGGGTCGATCTCCAGATCAAAAATGCCGTGGAAAGAGCCTTGAACAAGGATCGGCAGGCAATCCCCCTCTATTCATTTTCAGCTCCCGTAAAGCTCAATATCGAGTTCCATTCCACCGCGATGACGGACGTCGCCTGTCTCATGCCATACGTCAAACGTCTGGACGGCAGAAACATAGAGTTTGTGGAAGATAACTATGGCATCGTCTTCGAAGCGCTCATGGCGTTGGTCACGTTAGCTTCAACGGCAAGCATGTAA
- a CDS encoding nitrilase-related carbon-nitrogen hydrolase, protein MEYRVSVLQYQPLLLQTRENLERLESMLRDLESDLVVAPELALSGYVFSSPDEVNQVAEEIPSGYCFQHLRDLAMRRNFSLVYGFAETSEGLFYNSAVQINPDETHHVYRKIHLFNREKLFFTPGDKPFAMTEGKNGVKLGMMICFDWQFPESSRSLALQGAQIICHPSNLVLPWCQQSMITRSLENRVFSITSNRIGTEKNGELEEYFTGQSQILGTKGEILLRMGDEECGIRTCIIDPDQALDKSTIPRNEVFKDRRPELYTL, encoded by the coding sequence ATGGAATACCGAGTTTCCGTTTTGCAATATCAGCCCCTGCTGTTGCAAACCAGGGAGAACCTTGAGCGCTTGGAATCTATGCTGCGTGATCTCGAAAGCGACCTTGTGGTGGCGCCTGAGCTGGCTTTGAGCGGATATGTATTTTCCAGCCCGGACGAGGTGAACCAAGTGGCGGAAGAGATACCATCCGGCTACTGTTTCCAACACCTGCGCGATCTCGCCATGCGGCGGAACTTTTCGCTCGTCTATGGTTTCGCTGAAACCTCTGAAGGGCTTTTTTACAACTCTGCCGTGCAGATCAATCCGGACGAAACGCATCATGTATATCGCAAGATCCATCTTTTCAACCGCGAAAAGCTCTTTTTCACGCCCGGGGACAAACCCTTTGCCATGACCGAAGGCAAAAATGGGGTCAAACTCGGGATGATGATCTGTTTCGACTGGCAGTTTCCTGAATCCTCACGCAGCCTCGCTTTGCAGGGCGCGCAAATCATCTGTCATCCGTCCAATCTGGTTCTTCCTTGGTGTCAACAGTCAATGATCACCCGCTCGCTGGAAAACCGAGTCTTCAGCATCACCTCAAACCGCATCGGCACTGAAAAAAACGGCGAACTCGAAGAGTACTTCACCGGTCAGAGCCAGATTCTTGGCACTAAAGGCGAAATCCTCCTTCGCATGGGGGATGAGGAATGCGGAATCCGCACTTGCATCATTGATCCGGATCAAGCATTGGATAAATCCACTATTCCAAGAAACGAAGTCTTCAAAGACAGAAGACCGGAACTTTATACTCTTTGA